The Microbispora sp. ZYX-F-249 genomic interval GCCCGAGGGCCTGCCGACCGTTCCCGGCGGCTCCGAGCGCGTGACCCCAGAGCCCCCGTGAGTGCTCCGGCGGTCTGATCAGTGCCGCCCGGCTCCTGGCTCTGCCGGCGCGAAGGTCACCGCGCGCTGTCCGATCCGCGACCCGATCCTCGCGCGAACGCCGCGGCCTTCGTGTGGCAGCGTCCTAGCGAAGGTCCGGCAGGAGCCTTCGGATGGCGTCGGCGATGGCGGGGTCGACGGCGAACGACTGGATGAAGCGGGCGGCTGTCAGCCGCTCGCCGCGCAACTCGCGATGCAGGCCGACATAGAGGTTGGTCAGGGCCTCGTTCAGATGGAACTCGACCGTGTCGTACGGCGGGCCGGCGGGTGGCGTTCCATATCCCGCCAAGTCGCCAGTCACATCGTCGCGCTGCCACACGACCCGCGCGCCCTGGAAGGGGATCCGGGCCAGCTCCACGAGTGTGAAGATCGCGTACTCGACGAAGATCCCATCGGTGAACAGCGCCTTGCGCCCGTTGCGGTCGTTCGCGAAGCTGTGCGCCACCGGACAGGACCTCTGCAGCCAGTCGATGGACTCCAGATAGCGGGGCTTCGCGGCGTCCTCGACGACGACGAAGAAGTCCAGATCGGAGTGCTCGTCGAGCCGATCGTGCTCCGCGCCGGTCGAGCCGAGGCCGAGCAGCGCGAGCGCGTCCCCGCGCGTGGCCAGGTGTGCGGCGAGGTCGTCCAGCCGTCGCAGTATGGGGTGCATCCACGTCATCCCTCCGTGAAGAGTCGACGTTTCAGCCCGTACAGCCCCTGTGGCCGCCGAGGTCGCGACACCTGCTCTTGCGGTCACCGAGCGGTCCGGCCGAAGTTAACAGCCGGTTTCCGCAATGGGAAGACGTTGCAGATAATTGCTGCTTTGTTTCAAGATGCCTTGCGGCGTACAGCGGGAACTCGACCGGCCCCCGACTAGGGACAGATCGCTGCGAAAAAGATCGGATGCCCTCCAGGTCTCCGGAGTGCATGCGCTTAAGCAACTGTCCTCGGGTTTCGTCGTGCCGCCGGCTGGGCGCTCAACTCGCCCTCTCCGATCCCTGCAAGAAATTGCTATGAACGGAACACATTTCGGCTTGTCAGCCGATGTATCCACTCTGACCTGCGGAAATTATTGCAAGACTGTTGACAGTGGGGCAACGTTACCTCCAGTCTTTCGCCCGTAGAACACCTTGGTGGCGCGCAGCATCACGCCTTCCCGTTTCACCCTCCCTGAAGCCCCACCTACTTATGGTCGCCCGGAGGCCGATCCATGACGGCAGACAGTGACGTCCCGCATTCCCCGATCACCCTGGAGAGCGGGAAGGACCCCTTACACGGCGACGTCGTTCTCGGGTCGCCGCGCGCCTGGGCTCCTCACCTTTGGTGGATCAGCCTGCTCGGAGGCGGGGCCGGAGCAGCGTTCGTCTGGCTGGCCACGCCACACGGCCGGGAGATCCAGGCGGTGTGGCAACTCGGCGTCAAGCTGCTGGCCTTCGCCTGCCTGTGCTGCGCGATCGCGTTCTTCCCGTGGGCATCGCGCCGCCTGTACTGGCTGTTGTACGTCCCGCTCGTCTTCTTCACCGGCTACGTGCTCCCCCGGATCAGCTACTTCTACTACGGCGACACCGCACGGGCGCAGGGCGGCAGCTTCTACACGCACCTCTATCTGTTGCTCTATCCGGGGATTGTGCTGAGCGTGGCCGCGGCCTACCGGCTGGGAGGCGGAAGCCCCGGAAACTGCCTCAAGCTCGCTGTGAACGGCGTCATCATCGTGTTCTCCGGCTTCCTCGACATCATGTGGCAACTGGTGAACCCCATCCCGATTCCCGAACTCATCGACGCCCCCCACATCGCGGTGTTCACCGGCGGCCCCATCTCTTTCGGCGCAACGATCCTGTTCGCGCTCGCGCATGTCCCCATCGTCGTCGGAGTCGCACTGCTCCCGCTGGACCGATGGATCGACCGCCTGTTGGGGATCACACCCCCCGCAGTGGTGCGATGACCCGCCTCGCCGCCGGAACCAGGCCACCCGTGTACCCGAAGCCAGAGGAGGTGGAACCATGCTGACCTTTTCCAGTGGGTCCCCGGCCGCTACCCGCACCATCGACGTCTCCGTGGCGGCGCCCGCGTACAACGAGGCGGACACCATCGCGGCGGTGGTGGGCGAATGGCAGGACTACCTGGAGCGGCACCCGTCGGTCGGAGAGTGGGAGATCGTCGTCTGCGACGACGGGAGCACCGACGCCACAAGCGGTGTCCTGGCCGGTCTGTCGGGCGACTGCCCCCGGCTGGTGGTCGTCACGTTCGAGCGCAACCGCGGGGCGGGTGCCGCGATCGCCGCCGCGATCGCCCACACCCGGCTCGACTGGGTGGTGCTGCTCGATTCGGACGGCCAGTTCCCGATCGCCAACCTCGACCGGGTCCTGCCGCGCGTCCAGGCCGGGGAGGCCCTGGCGTTCTCCGGCGCCCGGATCAGGAAGGCCGACGGCGTGGCCTACCGGTGGGGGTCGGCGGCCAGCGGCGCGGTGAGCAACCTGCTCCACCGCACGCGCTACCGCGACTTCAACTCGATCTTCAAGGTGGTGCACGGCCCGCTCTTCCGGTCGCTGCCGCTGGAGTCGGCCGGGATGAACTGCTCGACCGAGATCACCGCGCGGGTCGCCGAGATGGGCCACGAGTGGGTGGAGGTCCCGATCGAGCACCGGGAGCGCGGCGGCGGCACGCGCGGCTGGCGCTACTGGCGCGGCGCCCGCGACCGGGCCCTG includes:
- a CDS encoding glycosyltransferase family 2 protein — encoded protein: MLTFSSGSPAATRTIDVSVAAPAYNEADTIAAVVGEWQDYLERHPSVGEWEIVVCDDGSTDATSGVLAGLSGDCPRLVVVTFERNRGAGAAIAAAIAHTRLDWVVLLDSDGQFPIANLDRVLPRVQAGEALAFSGARIRKADGVAYRWGSAASGAVSNLLHRTRYRDFNSIFKVVHGPLFRSLPLESAGMNCSTEITARVAEMGHEWVEVPIEHRERGGGTRGWRYWRGARDRALFVAYLGYRHWLLRRGVLRAPAGPGQRLAVSGTSSGPGEAR